ATCTGATGATGGGCCTGCCTGAGAACAGAGGGCTGCAATATCAGCCCCTATTTCCATGATCCTTTGCATCGGTACGTTTCCATTTCATATGAAATTCTGTCAAGATGGTGCTTCTGAGTTCATTGAGCCATGTTATCATCGGAGTGTGAAAAAACCAAGCTTGCTCAAATGCATTGCTCAGTTTGTGCTGTTGTTTTTGTAGAGATTAGCTACAGTTGGCAGTTCAGTAGTGAGAGCATTAGCTGAGTGGCTTTCTGCCATGGAAAATCCTAAGGCTATATACCATGTGCTCTCATGTTGTCATCAGAtcaaataaaattcaataaagcaAGGCCTTTGTTTGTCATTTTTACACCTCAACAAAACTTTCTTTTTTGAAAGTAACCTCAGCAAAATATGCATTTGTACACATAGCCCTTGCTTAATTGGCAAAGCAGAACAACTACATCAATCTCACTTGTACATGGCTCCTACCCAAATATGTCGGCCTGAGCATTTACTTATCAACCATAATCTGACTTAATTTCCTCAGTCTataaatatatctttttttaacgAACCGGTACTTAGACCAcaccaatttcattgaataaagTAGGAGAAAACTATAAAAAGGGAGTTTtacaaaggaaaaggaaaattgaGGCAAAGTTTGtctaaaaatataagagatttatATTCACACTCTCCAACCATCTCTTGTCTAATAAAGGGTATCATAGTCTTTACTTTTGATCcttaatttgtcaaaaaaaaactataacctTTTATATTTGTGGATAGAGAGACTATATCATACTTGAATCTAGCTTGGTTAATTAATCCAAAATTACATCGAAACATAACACTAACCCTTTTGTCCTAATTACTCCAACATCCAATCGATCTCTTCCTCTGATATCATCTCATCTGATGTACTATCCGCCCAATGAAATGATCAACGTGTGATcaaggagggagagggacaTATGAAAGGCATTACTACGTACCTAGATAGCGAGTGTGGCAGCACATCAAATGTACGGATGAGATCTGAGCCGTCCGATGATGAGAACGGACGGCCGGATGGCGCCTGTCCGCGGTCCACCCCCACACACGCCTCGCCTGCTGGCAGTTGGAGTGGCATCCTTGTGCCATTGCTGTGTTTTTGCATGCATGGTCCTCTGCTCCCTTCTAGGTTCTAGCTActcaaatttaatttgtttggtcCCTGATGGTGTCTGTCCATTTTGTGCAACATTGACCATTACCATTTTCCTAGTTAACTATgtttagtgaaaaaaaatgtttgagaAAATAGTACAAGAgttttttagatgttttgtgATGGACACAATGGTATTCATCACAATTGTGTCCATcacaaaacatctaaaaaacAATGGTATTATGTTGATGTGATGAGCTTAGTTTCTTTGTCATCATTAGTACCTAAAAGTTCTTCAAGTCCTTATGAGGAATCGATGTCGTAAATTCTAGGTATATACTCTACTCGCTAAAAAAACAGAGACCAACGATTAGATTGGTTATTTttgctaacttttttttactttttgaggATAAACCTAAAGCCAAATTATACAATCAGGTTATGTTGGATACAATcctcatcaagaaaaaaaacctaagAAAAATTGGGAGGCACCGACAATAAGTCGTAACACATTTCTTGGAGCAACACTCCTTTGCTATATATGCCACCATATTCGCTGACCGACGAACGACCTCACTCTTGTGACCTGATTTTGCTAACTTTCTAGCAAGAACACTCACATATGTATAATCGTGATATCAGAATTTGAATCCTGCTAACTATGGCACCAcatcaaagtttttcttttttcttgagaGAGAGGGCACATATCAAAGTTACTTTCCCTATACATGTGCTTCCCACATTAATTAATACCTTAAGACTAATGTTGACTACTAACAATAATCATCAACATTTCCCgccatttttttctcatcatcccTCTCTGTAAAACAACAGTAATTAACTGAGCTCCACTTCTGTGTCCTGTGGTTTTGCAGTACTTGCAGTGTGGCAGCCATGGATACTACCCCTGCAGCATCACAACTACTACTACACCATTGCAGCTACCTGTCAGAACTCATGCATGTGAAATACCTTATGAGAGTTTACTATCTCATctagaaggttttttttttacttgtaaaCATGCTTGCAttaaattggttttttatgaagAGCACTTAATTACATTAACTTCCAGAGTTAATTGGACACTAGCTACTGTGTAGATCAGAACACAGAAACTGCAGGGTACTTGATGTGCAAATATCTTACTCACACACAATGTAGTAGGGGCCAAAGTAAGAGTATTACATGATCCAGGTGTAGGGGACACAGTATATATGTAGGCCAGTGCCACAgggtgtatatatttatttactCCATCTATCCCCAAATGCAAGCATTTCTAAAGTTTTGCACATATATTGAGAAAAATAGATGGAAATGATTGAGAGAAGATTGTAATTGGCcgagaagaaaaatataataagaaggtaaatgaaaaatagtTATGATTGATTAAGATGTTAGGATAAGTGAAGAAATGGCTTCTTTTAAGATAAATCTTATGCAATAGAAATAGCTTTATCTTGGAACATCAGAATAGAGTGAATAGGTCATGCAGTAACAGTAAACAGTAGTACTTAGTTCAGAATTGCTGGTCACTATTTTGCTGTAATATATTGGCCATTGGGTGGATTTAATTCCCATGTCAGGATAGAGTTGGGTGGGTTTGTTATTACATTGTACTTTTTTGCCGGAATTGTTACAGTGTACTGCAAAAGTGCAAGCTCGAATTAATCTAAGGATCTGTTCAGCAGTCAACCAATCAAGGGAAAGTCAATTAATTTACAATGCAATGCAAATGTTTATAGTTGGTTTGTCGTCAGatttgctttgagatttgtgtgTATGGCACGGAGTTCAATAAAACATAATAAGAGTATGAGATTATGAGAAGTATAATTGGATCGCTGGTAATTAATCGACTACACTGAAAGAGAAAGTAGAAACAAACATGCTAGATGTTCCCTGGATCAATGTCAAGTTAATTAAGAGAAACACTGTTCTGAATCTGGGATCCACACGGGACCTCGAACGCGTGCATATACTCCTTCACAACCACCAGCATTTCTTCCATTAAAGAGATCAAaaatatctgaaaaaaaataacatggaaTCCAAGTATATGCAACCTCACCAGCATAATGAAAGGATGGGCTATAAATTATACTGGCGACAATACTACCTGATCTGATACATTCCTCCTACAAACATGTCATTTTCCTAGAAATAATTAAACATATATAACTatctatattatattttaattgcTAATTGAATAAATGAGAGTTCAGAAAACTATTATCTTGATGAGAATCCAGAAGACTGGCTAGGTTTCCTACATATATATCCATTAatccatgcatatatacacatgCACAGTAAACAGCAGTCCCAGCTGCAGCTAGCAGTAGCAGAACAGCACTAAAAAATGAGTAAATGCATGCTGCCTACCAACATCCACCTGCCACAGCTTCAATGCAGTTAAGTTTGAGTGATCAGGCCCCGGGCTTAGGCTGCACTGCATTTTTTTGCATGAGAGATTCATCCTGAATCTGCATGCATCTAGCTATTCCTACTTTCCTAGTGACTACCAATTACCATGCTTTAGCTGTTGCTTCTTCTTCCCAGTGGTAGTAAAGTACTATACCccctcccaaaatataagaacgtTAAGATGTTTTTGGAGGCTATATAGAAACGTTATACTAGgaaatgtttttatattttggagcgGAGAGAGTAGAAGATTAGATTATCACAAACTCTTGTTTCCTCCTTTGGTTCACACATTACCACAAGAGCACTCTACATGTAGGGtgtgtttaggctgtgtttagatccaaagtttggatccaaagttcagtccttttccatcacatcaacctgtcatacacacacaacttttcagtcacatcatctccaatttcaatcaaaatccaaactttgcgctgaaccaacacagccttagttcacaccaaaattggaagtttggttaaaattagaacgatgtgacgggaaagttggaagtttgtgtatgtaggaaagttttgatgtgatggaaaaattgaaagttcgaataaaaagtttggaactaaactcggccgtaCATACACTCTTTACTTAACTaattgaaatgtttttttttgtcttcttgGATATACATCTTTCTAGTGATTATAAATCCTAAAAGTAAGGTCTAATCTTCAGTCGGTTTAATGCAAATACAATATGTGTTTTGCTTTATTGATTTAcgaatcatatatttttatagaagaGGAAAACAATATTGttgaattttaataaaaatcatCTACACGGGGACAATTTGAGACACGGTTTTTTAAGTACAGAAGCTAGGGCCCATATAATAAGAGAGCTTTAGCTACCAATTAACTGTTGGGAGTGCCATCTTGGTATAGAACTTACATGTTAGTACATTGTTAGCAACTGATGCATGCATTTCGTAATTGGAACCAATAATGAGATCAAGGAGCAACACTTTTGTGTGAGGCATGTTTGGCCTTAGCCCAACATGTCACATGTTTAATTAATTCCATGCTACtcttaattactccctctggttctatatcaattgacgttttggacaagattgagattaaatttttataactttgaccatcaataactttaaaaatatttagtttaaagaaactagaaaaacatatatagatttgtctttcaaaacactataataaaagtaaacatgcatttatttattgtatatattataataaaaaataagaacaaaggtatatcttgtagagcatgtcattgtccaaaacgtcaattaaaataaaaccggagggagtagagatTTGCGGGCTAAATTCAACGGAGGATTTAAATTTTACTCCTAGAAGCCAGTTAATGATGTTTTGCATGTCACTTTTACCTTTGGACCGGAGATCATGCAAATTTGGTGCAAGACAAATATGAAATTTGATCATTGATGTGCCAACCAATTCCAATGTTGTGCCACACCAGTTTTCACGTGCGATGGTTAAATCGTTCAAGGAATCTTATAATCAAGGCAAAGTATTCAACTATTCATTATCCAAACAAGGACCCTCTTTGTCCAACAATTTTGGTAAAAGGGAATGTATCAATTAAATTTGTAACCGAACGTCTATGCTTTTGTGTTCTGGAAAGTTATTTTCCTCCCGAGATATCCAACATATCTAACCCAGCGTAGGTTACACACTAGGATTTTAGAGAACACAAGGACTTCACGaggaaaaaaattcctataCTCCGAACACGATATACTCTATccagttaaaaatattttatgattagAACAAAATTCAGTTAAACTTTTAATGACACTTCAACcatcaataatttattaaaaacaaaataaatgatatatgTAGATTTTGCCTCGaaaaattactactactatcaTATATATCACAAGCTCACTAGATTTTATAAAGAGAAAATTTCTTATGTGCACATGAGTTTTCACTTAATCCCTTATATATCTCTGAATTTTATCTCATCCTGTTTTCAAATTTACGATCAAGTAACtatattatgtttgttttttttaaaataaatcttttttttgttaaggGCTGTCTTTTTCAATCAACTTGCACACAAGTACACTAACAGACAAGGGTAATATGGATATTTTTACAAAAATCTAATGGTTAACTAACTATCGACTCACGGAATAGACATGGAGGggatcaaaataaataaaaactcaaGGCTATATAGAGGATGAGGCTAAATTTAGGGGCACATAAGAGAATTGGCGAAAATTCGTGGACATAAggaattttatattttataaaacttattgtaatatattatttttttgttagaattttaAAAGCTTAACTGAATCTTGACCTAAACATTGAATATTTATCTCATTCTAATCGATGTTAACAATTTCTCAACTTTTGCTATAAAATCTTAATCGCACGTAAATGATAGGCACCATTGCACTAGGTGTAAAATAAAAACCTtatcttgtactccctctgccccaaaataagtttattttcacCCATctcatatataataataataataataataataataaaaataatatccccaccttatcaaatctcaatgcaattatttctctctttatcCATCCCCAATGCATTTATCCATTGCTTTCAGAAACTTTGATTTAATGatagctaaaaataaacttattttaggataattAAAAACACGAATATCAGGGAAGGACCtattatcaaataattagaaggggtgggGCTTTgaacccaggtcgtctagcccacaccaccttgtggagctagctggAAAACCCTGGGCATTTCTCTTATTTTAGGATAACTGAAAATAAACCATAAATGATATTATTCTGAAAGAGGGAATACTCtcttttgcaaatgaaaaaaaaaactataacaaGAAACCATGGTCGGGATAGCATTTGTGCAGCAGAAAGAACCTAAACCGTGTGTGGCTGCATTGTATGCATGATAGTGATGAGATACCATATGGCTGTTCACAACCCAACAACTTGCAATCCAGTGCATGCATTACATGGCCAAGAATCCAGCGGTTGAGCCACTGACATTATATTCCACTTTCGTTATGACCCGCATGTCAGTGGCTCAATTGTACATACAGCTAAGTCAGAGAATTTCCTTCATCTCTACCAatctattctctctctttggCCTGGTTTAgtcccaaaaacatcatatcgaatctttgaagacatgcatgtagcattaaatatatagtaaaaaaactaattgcatagttaggcggaaatcacgagacgaatcttttgagtctaattagtccatgattagccgtaagtgctacagtaaccccaCATacgctaatgacggattaattaagctcaaaagattcgtcttgcgattttcaggcaagttatgaaattagttttttcattcgtgtccgaaaacccctaccgacatccagtcaaacatccgatgtgacaccccaaCATTTCTTTTCTTGAATTAAACATGCCCTTTCTCTTGTGCTTGcattgcatatgcatatgcacaaTGCATTGCTTCTAGATCACACCAAACAGCTACTAGCCCCCCCTTATGACATGCCATTCATCTccattgcatgcttgcatattgcatgcatgctgctgctgcttctactcctcctcctctctagAGCTAGCTACCTTGACCCTAGGTCAAACCCCTACACCCTTCATTACTTCTGCACCtgatctccttctctctctagCTTCCTAGATTTTCTCTCTCTAACCTGCTCCTCCATTACTGGCCTTTAtatccaccacctcctcctcttctcctccctcatAGGTGGTGTttgcttagctagctagctagctccatcaCTAGCTCTCGCATCGCATGCCACGGTGAGCCGGTGTCGCCGGCGTCGTACGGACGTAGCaagcgagagagggagagatgaagaagcagggaggaggaggaggagtagcggcggcggcggtggcggcggcggggatggtgaAGGCGGAGCTGGAGGACGTGGGGATCAaggcggcgggaggggcggtggcggcgctgagcCCGCTGAGCGAGACGCTGtggcgggagaaggcggcggcggagttccTCGGCGACGTGTCGGCGCGCCTGGCGTGGCGCGACCTCACCGTCACCgtcgtgctcggcggcggcggcggcggaggagggacgACGCAGGACGTGCTCCAGGGGCTCACGGGGCACGCCGAGCCGGGCACCATCACGGCGCTCATGGGCCCCTCCGGCTCCGGCAAGTCCACCCTGCTCGacgccctcgccggccgcctcgccgccaacGCCTTCCTCGACGGCACCGTCCTCCTCAACGGCCGCAAGGCCAACCTCTCCTTCGGCGCCGCGGTACGCACgcacacctcgccgccggcgacccgtCGCCACTGTGCTGAACTGCTGACCGCAACGCTAAGTTAATCAGTTATTAGTAGTAGTACAATAGTACTAAATACTAGTAAATACTAATCAGCTTTGCTTTTATATGGGATTGGATTTTGCTTCAGAAAATGGTTTTCTGGATTAAAAGCTGCACATTAAACTaaagaagtactccctctgtttcacgaTGTAAATCATTCTGTCATTTcgcacattcatattgatgttaatgaatctaaacatttagattcattaacatcaatattaatATGGGAAAagttagaatgatttacattgtgaaacggaggaagtagttcaTTTCTTGAAGTATAACTGCACACAGGGAGAATACTTGtagtacaaaagaaaaaaaaacatggaataTGTGTGTGTTCTTTTTGCAGTACTTCATTTTCTTGaagaagatcttttttttttgtgtgtgtttgatTAGAATGtgtattgtattttttttttcctttctgttGCTTTCATTACTTGGGTCTTTATCTGAATCACCTGAACAACCGATTTCAGAATGAGAAAGAAATGGGtcatttttttgttgttgccACGTGCCATTTCTTGGAACCTTGCTGCTTTCTGGCTTCTGCATGTGTTTGGACAGACTGCCTCTCTGCAGATGTAATTTACTGCATTAATAACTCCCTTTCATGGATATAGATCACCCATTTCTGGCCAAGATTAATTGGGGGATCTGGCTCAATCAATTAATTAGTTTCTGCTTGTTAATTTttagataggaaaaaaaaaagctctttcAGGTATGTGTTTGGTAATGGAGTTAACACTCATTCAGTCATCTAGCTTGTTGGCAAGGAAAACTAGGAAGTTCCCCAGCAGATGGGATGTGGTTTACCAGTTTTTTCAGAAACTATGCTCATCAAAAACTCATGATCTGTTGACAATCCTGATTATTTGTTGTACATGTAGCGTGTGTCGCCATGTTGTCCAAAATCATTTCTTTATGACTTAACAGGagcttttttaaaagaaaaaacatagtcCAAAAGAAGGTTGTTGCTGATATTTTTCATGACTTGTGCAGTTGTGCTTCATTTGTTTCTGTCAAAACTGTCAACCTAATATGTAGGAAGTAGTTTAACTTCTGTACCAATCAATAACTATAAAGTATtatcaaggaaaaaaagagcaaaatttCTGTATGTAAAAAGTTCTACCTTGTCAAAAATGATAAGGTGATACCTGAAGTTATGTGCATATATTATCTTACTTCGTCTGATGCAGTAATAATCTCAAGGTAACAAAAGAAGTTACCTCCAGGCTCCAGCTTACTGAAAGTTTCAGTAAAATATGTAATTTCAGGCCTATGTGACCCAAGATGACAACTTGATCGGCACATTGACGGTGAGGGAGACCATCTCATACTCGGCGCGGCTTCGCCTTCCCGACAAGATGCCCATGGAAGAGAAGCGCGCCCTTGTCGAGGGCACAATCGTCGAGATGGGGCTGCAGGACTGCGCCGACACGGTGGTCGGCAATTGGCACCTGAGGGGAATCAGTGGTGGTGAGAAGAGGAGGGTCAGCATTGCCCTTGAGATACTGATGAGGCCCAGGCTGCTCTTCCTGGATGAACCAACCAGTGGCCTTGACAGGTAGGTACTGCTATTATATTTATGGCAAATCATTTGTTATTACATTAATTAATGGATCATGCAAGCATGCCGGGTCGGCCAAAGGCTGGccgaccaatttcattaagattgggagaaaataaagtaAACATTTAGTTACATCCAGGCCCAGCATGATAGCAATCTAGCTATCTAGCAAGCATGATAACAATCTAGCTGAACTTGAGATGTGGAGATTTGATTTGCACAGCTCTCTACCTTGCTTTGCTTTCAACCAGTAGTGTTTATCAAACTCATTCCTGGTATAACTATCAGAAGGTTACTATGCCTTGTCATTTGTCAAGTGATTGTAATTGTTACAGTAGCAATTATCTGTCTAAGTAACTGATGTGCAGATGATTAATCTGTTGCAGTGCTTCAGCGTTCTTCGTGACACAGACACTGCGTGGGCTAGCGAGGGATGGCAGGACAGTGATAGCATCGATCCATCAGCCGAGCAGCGAGGTTTTCGAGCTTTTCGACCGCTTGTATCTCCTTTCAGGAGGCAAAACTGTTTACTTTGGGCTGGCCTCTGAAGCTTGTCAGGTATGTCAGTTTTCACAAACTCTATTAAGTTGTTTCTGCAATGCTAATATCTATATGGGTTCCCTGAATCATGTACTGTTCTTTGCATTTTGCAGTTCTTTGCCCAAGCCGGCTTCCCTTGCCCACCGCTGCGCAATCCATCGGATCATTTCCTCAGATGCATAAACGCAGACTTCGACAAGGTGAAGGCCACTCTGAAAGGATCAATGAAGAGAAGAGTAAGTTTCAGGATTCAGTCAGTCTCCTCCTAGTACCTACAACTGGCACTCTTACCTGTGCATGCCTTGACTGAAATTGTGCTCACATTTTGCATACATAGTTTGAAAGATCCGATGACCCACTTGATCGGATTATGACTTCGGAGGCCATCAGAAGGCTGATCACCTACTACAAGAACTCACAGTACTACTTTGCTGCGCAGCAGAAAGTCAATGAGATGGCACGGGTTGTAAGTAACTAGATTACTACAGCAACTTCCCCAAACATTCAACCATAGCTAGACCATTGTAATGCAAGCTAAGAGGATTCACATGGTATTTTTGTTGCAGAAAGGGACAGTGCTGGATGCAGGAGGGAGCCAGGCTAGCTTTTGGATGCAGGCTTTCACACTCACGAAGCGATCGTTCATCAACATGTCGCGGGACTTCGGGTACTACTGGCTGAGGCTTATCATCTACATTGTTGTGACAGTCTGCATCGGGACAATCTACCTCAATGTTGGCACCAGATACAGCTCAATTCTGGTAAAAATTTCCTTCTTCAGTTGTCACTTCTATTTGGATGCAAACTTACACTGAAAAGTATCTAGCTACCCTGAACTGAATACTTGATGTTAAGCTTGGTGATCTGATAAAACTGTGAAAACAATTAGGCAAGAGGTGCATGTGCTTCTTTCGTCTTCGGCTTTGTCACGTTCATGTCGATTGGAGGATTCCCGTCTTTTGTGGAAGACATGAAGGTTTGTGTTACCACTGAATCAACAAATGGGTTAGAAAAGTTCTTCAGATTACAGCAAACCATGCTCACAGAATCTTTTTTATGCTCTTTCAGGTGTTTCAGAGAGAGAGGCTCAATGGGCACTATGGCGTGCTGGCATTCGTGATAAGCAACACGATCTCGGCGATGCCATTCTTGATCTTGATCACCTTCATCTCCGGGACAATGTGCTACTTCATGGTGCGCCTCCACCCGGGCTTCACGCACTACCTCTTCTTCGTCCTCTGCCTCTACGCAAGCGTCACCGTCGTCGAGAGCTTGATGATGGCCATTGCCAGTGTCATCCCCAACTTCCTCATGGGCATCATCATCGGTGCAGGAATTCAGGTGAATTAATTACCATCCATCACAACAACTTGATCCTGTCCATCTTTATCAGGCACTGTTTGGAGTCCTGCAACGCATACAAACTGGGATTAAATTTTGACACTGTACTTGGAACTGCACAACATAATGTTGATGTTTGTTAATATTCTCTCATGATCATGACATGCAACAACATTTATTGAAGAGAAAAATATCTTTTGGAAATGGACAGGGGATATTCATGCTGGTTTCAGGATACTTCAGGCTTCCCCATGACATCCCAAAGCCATTCTGGAGGTATCCCATGTCATACATCAGCTTCCACTACTGGGCATTGCAGGtaaaaatttcaactttttttacaGCTCATAAACTGAAGCAACCAGTGAACTCAAATCAGGGTTTAAAACAACAAATCAGGAAAATTTAAACCCAAgaccaaaaaatcaaaatcaaaattttgtcCATGTGTTACTGCTGTTACTTCTGTTGTCACAAGTACATGTATAGAACATGACATGAGAAACAACgaatttgagaaatttgaagCAAAAATGGGCCAATTTCAATCTTGACAGGTTTCGtcgatattttcca
The sequence above is drawn from the Oryza glaberrima chromosome 10, OglaRS2, whole genome shotgun sequence genome and encodes:
- the LOC127752814 gene encoding ABC transporter G family member 11-like, which gives rise to MKKQGGGGGVAAAAVAAAGMVKAELEDVGIKAAGGAVAALSPLSETLWREKAAAEFLGDVSARLAWRDLTVTVVLGGGGGGGGTTQDVLQGLTGHAEPGTITALMGPSGSGKSTLLDALAGRLAANAFLDGTVLLNGRKANLSFGAAAYVTQDDNLIGTLTVRETISYSARLRLPDKMPMEEKRALVEGTIVEMGLQDCADTVVGNWHLRGISGGEKRRVSIALEILMRPRLLFLDEPTSGLDSASAFFVTQTLRGLARDGRTVIASIHQPSSEVFELFDRLYLLSGGKTVYFGLASEACQFFAQAGFPCPPLRNPSDHFLRCINADFDKVKATLKGSMKRRFERSDDPLDRIMTSEAIRRLITYYKNSQYYFAAQQKVNEMARVKGTVLDAGGSQASFWMQAFTLTKRSFINMSRDFGYYWLRLIIYIVVTVCIGTIYLNVGTRYSSILARGACASFVFGFVTFMSIGGFPSFVEDMKVFQRERLNGHYGVLAFVISNTISAMPFLILITFISGTMCYFMVRLHPGFTHYLFFVLCLYASVTVVESLMMAIASVIPNFLMGIIIGAGIQGIFMLVSGYFRLPHDIPKPFWRYPMSYISFHYWALQGQYQNDLKGLVFDNQDDELPKIPGEYILENVFQIDVSRSKWLDLAVLFSMIFIYRLLFFAMIKVSEDVTPWVRGYVARRRVQGKGARGARGRGADLAAARSPSLRAYVVDAADDLPPA